A genomic segment from Zonotrichia albicollis isolate bZonAlb1 chromosome 21, bZonAlb1.hap1, whole genome shotgun sequence encodes:
- the TSC1 gene encoding hamartin isoform X3, whose translation MAQQGNVGELLSMLDSPILGVLEDITAAFKDNLICDRGPMLVNNLVDYYLETNSQQALHILSTLQEPHDKHLLDKINDYMGKAATRLPTLSLLGHVIRRQPSWKHKLSQAPLLLSLLKCLKTDTDVVVLTTGVLVLITMLPMIPQSGKQYLHDFFGIFGRLSAWCLQNPGHVAEIYLVHLHASVYSLFHRLYGMYPCNFVSFLRSHYSMKENLETFEEVVKPMMEHVRIHPELVTGSKDHELDPRRWKRLETHDVVIECAKISLDPAEASYEDGYYSVSRKLCTSSKHHQTDPSASSYIDIQSSYGTSTPYSTPRLTLSQMPGQLPQILSPQSSRLSTEPQQVTIWSPSAVCGMTTPPTSPGIVPSESSQSASQPYSKAFGTSGGKGTPLGTPATSPPPPCTSDDFVHASLPSAAATPPKKEDKPDSGRPLLHRQQNVINSDKSLDIPSSKSSVTLSDLPEFLGGLSFEDSAEKDREEDAISKEISEITTDAEHMVPRGGFDSPFYRTNESLSGSQKKTHSAASSVQGHSQTSEPLTSLDKPGPEGARETPKQTFTPIDKPCGGPGESPAGNREGTSGEPSILTPSPCKVPAHRRVVFGSGQPPLYEHLFEVALPKTAYLFVGKKTEELLKKAKGAQDEDCMSSTSPVEVLDRLIQQGADAHTKELNKLSLPSKSADWTHFGGSPPSDEIHTLRNQLLLLHNQLLYERFKRQQHALRNRRLLRKVIKATALEEHNAAMKDQLKLQEKEIQALKLSLQKEQARYHQFQEEHDNIVAQLHSQIRQLQHDREEFYNQSQELQTKLEDCRNMIADLRLELKKANNKVCHTELLLSQVSQKLSNSESVQQQMEFLNRQLLVLGEVNELYLEQLQHKHTDTTKEVEMLHAAFRKELEKAKLCVQQQSQRLDASQKRIAELESQLAKKDHLFLEQKKYLEDVKIQARGQLQAVESRYKAQKKITQAFELEILDLFGRLEKSSLLKKLEDDKTEAAEAAEESRLDCGNEDTAGHSEETLGRNGETKPPSTRGSSSSKGGSSSELSTPEKPQNQRLSSRWETSMLLEPSTTVPLTVGSLPSSKSFLGMKARELFRNKSESQCDEEGVSINRLSDALKTELCKDPSMESKASPSPENLSPKLQESSVGQLHIMDYNETHHDHS comes from the exons ATGGCACAGCAAGGAAATGTTGGTGAGCTCCTCTCAATGCTGGATTCTCCAATTCTGGGTGTCCTGGAAGATATAACAGCTGCATTCAAAGATAATCTCATTTGTG ACCGTGGGCCTATGCTTGTCAACAACCTGGTGGACTATTACTTGGAAACCAATTCTCAGCAGGCACTGCATATTCTGTCCACTCTGCAAGAGCCTCATgacaag CATCTACTGGACAAAATTAATGATTATATGGGCAAAGCTGCTACTCGATTACCCACCCTCTCTCTGCTGGGACATGTGATAAGACGACAACCATCTTGGAAACACAAACTTTCTCAAGCACCTCTCCTGCTTTCATTACTCAAATGTCTCAAG ACTGACACAGATGTAGTAGTACTCACCACAGGTGTCCTAGTGCTAATAACCATGTTGCCAATGATTCCTCAGTCTGGCAAACAGTACCTTCATGATTTCTTTGGTATCTTTGGGCGTCTCTCAGCCTGGTGCTTGCAGAATCCAG GTCATGTGGCAGAGATTTATCTTGTCCATCTTCATGCCAGCGTTTATTCTCTCTTTCATCGTCTTTATGGAATGTATCCTTGCAATTTTGTCTCCTTTCTGCGCTCTCACTACAGTATGAAGGAAAACCTGGAGACCTTTGAAGAAGTAGTCAAG CCAATGATGGAACATGTGCGTATTCATCCAGAGTTAGTGACTGGATCCAAGGACCATGAACTGGACCCTCGAAG gtggaaaaggctagAAACTCATGATGTTGTGATAGAATGTGCCAAAATCTCCCTGGACCCTGCAGAAGCCTCCTATGAAGATGGTTATTACTCTGTGTCTCGGAAACTCTGCACAAGCTCAAAACATCATCAAACTGACCCCAGTGCCAGCTCTTACATTGACATACAGAGCAGCTATG GGACTTCTACCCCATATTCCACTCCTCGGTTAACACTATCACAAATGCCAGGGCAGCTACCTCAGATTCTGAGCCCACAGTCCTCGAGGCTGTCAACTGAGCCACAGCAG GTCACCATCTGGAGCCCTTCTGCAGTGTGTGGTATGACCACACCACCCACGTCCCCCGGCATTGTCCCATCAGAGTCATCCCAGTCTGCATCACAACCCTACAGCAAAGCTTTTGGCACATCTG GGGGGAAAGGAACACCTTTGGGAACACCAGCCACATCTCCTCCTCCACCCTGCACTTCAGATGACTTTGTGCATGCTTCActcccttcagctgctgccacacctCCTAAAAAG gagGATAAACCAGATTCTGGGAGGCCTTTACTGCACCGACAGCAAAATGTCATAAACAGCGATAAATCATTGG acataCCCAGCAGTAAAAGTTCAGTAACCTTAAGTGATCTTCCAGAGTTTCTAGGTGGGTTGTCGTTTGAAGATAGTGCTGAGAAGGACAGAGAGGAAG ATGCAATATCTAAAGAGATCTCCGAGATCACCACCGATGCTGAACACATGGTGCCTAGAGGAGGATTTGACTCCCCATTTTACCGCACAAACGAAAGTCTGTCAGGCTCTCAGAAGAAAACCCACTCAGCAGCCTCCAGTGTTCAGGGACACAGTCAGACCTCTGAGCCTTTAACATCTCTGGACAAGCCTGGGCCTGAGGGTGCACGGGAAACACCCAAACAAACGTTTACTCCCATAGACAAGCCCTGTGGAGGCCCTGGGGAAAGCCCTGCTGGGAACAGGGAAGGAACCTCTGGGGAGCCGAGTATTCTCACTCCCAGCCCTTGTAAAGTACCAGCACACAGGAGAGTGGTGTTTGGGAGTGGGCAGCCTCCCCTCTATGAGCACCTCTTTGAGGTTGCATTACCAAAGACTGCCTACCTCTTTGTTGGCAAGAAGACTGAGGAGCTGCTAAAGAAAGCCAAGGGAGCCCAGGATGAAGACTGCATGTCCTCAACTTCTCCCGTGGAAGTGCTGGACAGGCTGATTCAGCAAGGAGCAGATGCACACACTAAGGAGCTGAACAA attGTCTCTGCCAAGCAAATCTGCTGACTGGACTCACTTTGGAG GTTCTCCCCCCTCAGATGAGATTCACACCCTGAGGAaccagctgcttctgctgcacaACCAGCTGCTGTACGAGCGCTTCAAGAGGCAGCAGCACGCGCTGCGCAACCGCCGCCTCCTGCGCAAAGTCATCAAAGCCACGGCCCTGGAGGAGCACAAcgctgccatg AAAGATCAGCTGAAACTGCAGGAAAAGGAGATCCAGGCCTTGAAACTGAGTCtgcagaaagaacaggcaaGGTACCACCAGTTTCAGGAGGAACATGATAATATTGTGGCTCAGCTTCACAGCCAGATCCGACAGCTGCAGCACGACCGGGAGGAATTCTACAACCAGAGCCAGGAATTGCAG ACCAAGCTGGAAGACTGCAGGAACATGATAGCAGATCTGAGGTTAGAGTTAAAGAAGGCAAACAACAAGGTGTGTCACACTGAATTGCTGCTTAGCCAAGTTTCTCAAAAG ctTTCCAACAGTGAATCAGTGCAACAGCAGATGGAGTTCTTGAACAGGCAGCTGCTGGTTCTTGGGGAGGTCAATGAGCTgtacctggagcagctgcagcacaagcACACAGACACTACAAAG GAGGTTGAAATGTTGCACGCTGCTTTTCGGAAAGAACTGGAGAAAGCAAAGTTGTGTGTTCAGCAGCAAAGCCAAAGGCTGGATGCTTCCCAGAAAAGGATAGCTGAACTGGAATCTCAGCTTGCAAAAAAGGACCACCTCTTCCTGGAGCAAAAGAAATACCTGGAAGATGTTAAAATCCAAGCAAG GGGTCAGCTGCAGGCAGTAGAAAGCAGGTACAAggctcagaaaaaaatcacccagGCATTTGAGCTGGAGATCCTGGATCTGTTTGGGCGGCTGGAGAAGAGCAGTCTACTGAAAAAACTTGAAGATGATAAAACagaagcagctgaagcagcagaagaaag CAGGCTGGATTGTGGTAATGAAGACACAGCAGGACACAGTGAAGAAACACTGGGTAGAAATGGAGAGACCAAACCTCCCAGCACCCGAGGCAGCAGTAGCAGTAaggggggcagcagcagcgagCTCTCCACCCCAGAAAAACCCCAGAACCAGAGGCTGAGCAGTCGCTGGGAGACATCCATGTTGCTGGAGCCCTCCACTACTGTCCCACTGACTGTAGGTTCACTCCCCAGCTCCAAGAGCTTCCTTGGAATGAAGGCACGAGAATTATTTCGAAACAAGAGTGAGAGCCAGTGTGATGAGGAGGGGGTCAGCATCAACAGGCTGTCTGATGCCCTAAAGACTGAACTATGTAAAGATCCAAGCATGGAGTCAAAGGCCTCTCCAAGCCCCGAAAACCTCTCGCCTAAGCTCCAGGAAAGCAGTGTTGGACAGCTTCATATCATGGACTACAATGAAACTCATCATGACCACAGTTAA
- the TSC1 gene encoding hamartin isoform X5, producing the protein MAQQGNVGELLSMLDSPILGVLEDITAAFKDNLICDRGPMLVNNLVDYYLETNSQQALHILSTLQEPHDKHLLDKINDYMGKAATRLPTLSLLGHVIRRQPSWKHKLSQAPLLLSLLKCLKTDTDVVVLTTGVLVLITMLPMIPQSGKQYLHDFFGIFGRLSAWCLQNPGHVAEIYLVHLHASVYSLFHRLYGMYPCNFVSFLRSHYSMKENLETFEEVVKPMMEHVRIHPELVTGSKDHELDPRRWKRLETHDVVIECAKISLDPAEASYEDGYYSVSRKLCTSSKHHQTDPSASSYIDIQSSYGTSTPYSTPRLTLSQMPGQLPQILSPQSSRLSTEPQQVTIWSPSAVCGMTTPPTSPGIVPSESSQSASQPYSKAFGTSGGKGTPLGTPATSPPPPCTSDDFVHASLPSAAATPPKKEDKPDSGRPLLHRQQNVINSDKSLDIPSSKSSVTLSDLPEFLGGLSFEDSAEKDREEDAISKEISEITTDAEHMVPRGGFDSPFYRTNESLSGSQKKTHSAASSVQGHSQTSEPLTSLDKPGPEGARETPKQTFTPIDKPCGGPGESPAGNREGTSGEPSILTPSPCKVPAHRRVVFGSGQPPLYEHLFEVALPKTAYLFVGKKTEELLKKAKGAQDEDCMSSTSPVEVLDRLIQQGADAHTKELNKLSLPSKSADWTHFGGSPPSDEIHTLRNQLLLLHNQLLYERFKRQQHALRNRRLLRKVIKATALEEHNAAMKDQLKLQEKEIQALKLSLQKEQARYHQFQEEHDNIVAQLHSQIRQLQHDREEFYNQSQELQTKLEDCRNMIADLRLELKKANNKVCHTELLLSQVSQKLSNSESVQQQMEFLNRQLLVLGEVNELYLEQLQHKHTDTTKEVEMLHAAFRKELEKAKLCVQQQSQRLDASQKRIAELESQLAKKDHLFLEQKKYLEDVKIQARGQLQAVESRYKAQKKITQAFELEILDLFGRLEKSSLLKKLEDDKTEAAEAAEERLDCGNEDTAGHSEETLGRNGETKPPSTRGSSSSKGGSSSELSTPEKPQNQRLSSRWETSMLLEPSTTVPLTVGSLPSSKSFLGMKARELFRNKSESQCDEEGVSINRLSDALKTELCKDPSMESKASPSPENLSPKLQESSVGQLHIMDYNETHHDHS; encoded by the exons ATGGCACAGCAAGGAAATGTTGGTGAGCTCCTCTCAATGCTGGATTCTCCAATTCTGGGTGTCCTGGAAGATATAACAGCTGCATTCAAAGATAATCTCATTTGTG ACCGTGGGCCTATGCTTGTCAACAACCTGGTGGACTATTACTTGGAAACCAATTCTCAGCAGGCACTGCATATTCTGTCCACTCTGCAAGAGCCTCATgacaag CATCTACTGGACAAAATTAATGATTATATGGGCAAAGCTGCTACTCGATTACCCACCCTCTCTCTGCTGGGACATGTGATAAGACGACAACCATCTTGGAAACACAAACTTTCTCAAGCACCTCTCCTGCTTTCATTACTCAAATGTCTCAAG ACTGACACAGATGTAGTAGTACTCACCACAGGTGTCCTAGTGCTAATAACCATGTTGCCAATGATTCCTCAGTCTGGCAAACAGTACCTTCATGATTTCTTTGGTATCTTTGGGCGTCTCTCAGCCTGGTGCTTGCAGAATCCAG GTCATGTGGCAGAGATTTATCTTGTCCATCTTCATGCCAGCGTTTATTCTCTCTTTCATCGTCTTTATGGAATGTATCCTTGCAATTTTGTCTCCTTTCTGCGCTCTCACTACAGTATGAAGGAAAACCTGGAGACCTTTGAAGAAGTAGTCAAG CCAATGATGGAACATGTGCGTATTCATCCAGAGTTAGTGACTGGATCCAAGGACCATGAACTGGACCCTCGAAG gtggaaaaggctagAAACTCATGATGTTGTGATAGAATGTGCCAAAATCTCCCTGGACCCTGCAGAAGCCTCCTATGAAGATGGTTATTACTCTGTGTCTCGGAAACTCTGCACAAGCTCAAAACATCATCAAACTGACCCCAGTGCCAGCTCTTACATTGACATACAGAGCAGCTATG GGACTTCTACCCCATATTCCACTCCTCGGTTAACACTATCACAAATGCCAGGGCAGCTACCTCAGATTCTGAGCCCACAGTCCTCGAGGCTGTCAACTGAGCCACAGCAG GTCACCATCTGGAGCCCTTCTGCAGTGTGTGGTATGACCACACCACCCACGTCCCCCGGCATTGTCCCATCAGAGTCATCCCAGTCTGCATCACAACCCTACAGCAAAGCTTTTGGCACATCTG GGGGGAAAGGAACACCTTTGGGAACACCAGCCACATCTCCTCCTCCACCCTGCACTTCAGATGACTTTGTGCATGCTTCActcccttcagctgctgccacacctCCTAAAAAG gagGATAAACCAGATTCTGGGAGGCCTTTACTGCACCGACAGCAAAATGTCATAAACAGCGATAAATCATTGG acataCCCAGCAGTAAAAGTTCAGTAACCTTAAGTGATCTTCCAGAGTTTCTAGGTGGGTTGTCGTTTGAAGATAGTGCTGAGAAGGACAGAGAGGAAG ATGCAATATCTAAAGAGATCTCCGAGATCACCACCGATGCTGAACACATGGTGCCTAGAGGAGGATTTGACTCCCCATTTTACCGCACAAACGAAAGTCTGTCAGGCTCTCAGAAGAAAACCCACTCAGCAGCCTCCAGTGTTCAGGGACACAGTCAGACCTCTGAGCCTTTAACATCTCTGGACAAGCCTGGGCCTGAGGGTGCACGGGAAACACCCAAACAAACGTTTACTCCCATAGACAAGCCCTGTGGAGGCCCTGGGGAAAGCCCTGCTGGGAACAGGGAAGGAACCTCTGGGGAGCCGAGTATTCTCACTCCCAGCCCTTGTAAAGTACCAGCACACAGGAGAGTGGTGTTTGGGAGTGGGCAGCCTCCCCTCTATGAGCACCTCTTTGAGGTTGCATTACCAAAGACTGCCTACCTCTTTGTTGGCAAGAAGACTGAGGAGCTGCTAAAGAAAGCCAAGGGAGCCCAGGATGAAGACTGCATGTCCTCAACTTCTCCCGTGGAAGTGCTGGACAGGCTGATTCAGCAAGGAGCAGATGCACACACTAAGGAGCTGAACAA attGTCTCTGCCAAGCAAATCTGCTGACTGGACTCACTTTGGAG GTTCTCCCCCCTCAGATGAGATTCACACCCTGAGGAaccagctgcttctgctgcacaACCAGCTGCTGTACGAGCGCTTCAAGAGGCAGCAGCACGCGCTGCGCAACCGCCGCCTCCTGCGCAAAGTCATCAAAGCCACGGCCCTGGAGGAGCACAAcgctgccatg AAAGATCAGCTGAAACTGCAGGAAAAGGAGATCCAGGCCTTGAAACTGAGTCtgcagaaagaacaggcaaGGTACCACCAGTTTCAGGAGGAACATGATAATATTGTGGCTCAGCTTCACAGCCAGATCCGACAGCTGCAGCACGACCGGGAGGAATTCTACAACCAGAGCCAGGAATTGCAG ACCAAGCTGGAAGACTGCAGGAACATGATAGCAGATCTGAGGTTAGAGTTAAAGAAGGCAAACAACAAGGTGTGTCACACTGAATTGCTGCTTAGCCAAGTTTCTCAAAAG ctTTCCAACAGTGAATCAGTGCAACAGCAGATGGAGTTCTTGAACAGGCAGCTGCTGGTTCTTGGGGAGGTCAATGAGCTgtacctggagcagctgcagcacaagcACACAGACACTACAAAG GAGGTTGAAATGTTGCACGCTGCTTTTCGGAAAGAACTGGAGAAAGCAAAGTTGTGTGTTCAGCAGCAAAGCCAAAGGCTGGATGCTTCCCAGAAAAGGATAGCTGAACTGGAATCTCAGCTTGCAAAAAAGGACCACCTCTTCCTGGAGCAAAAGAAATACCTGGAAGATGTTAAAATCCAAGCAAG GGGTCAGCTGCAGGCAGTAGAAAGCAGGTACAAggctcagaaaaaaatcacccagGCATTTGAGCTGGAGATCCTGGATCTGTTTGGGCGGCTGGAGAAGAGCAGTCTACTGAAAAAACTTGAAGATGATAAAACagaagcagctgaagcagcagaagaaag GCTGGATTGTGGTAATGAAGACACAGCAGGACACAGTGAAGAAACACTGGGTAGAAATGGAGAGACCAAACCTCCCAGCACCCGAGGCAGCAGTAGCAGTAaggggggcagcagcagcgagCTCTCCACCCCAGAAAAACCCCAGAACCAGAGGCTGAGCAGTCGCTGGGAGACATCCATGTTGCTGGAGCCCTCCACTACTGTCCCACTGACTGTAGGTTCACTCCCCAGCTCCAAGAGCTTCCTTGGAATGAAGGCACGAGAATTATTTCGAAACAAGAGTGAGAGCCAGTGTGATGAGGAGGGGGTCAGCATCAACAGGCTGTCTGATGCCCTAAAGACTGAACTATGTAAAGATCCAAGCATGGAGTCAAAGGCCTCTCCAAGCCCCGAAAACCTCTCGCCTAAGCTCCAGGAAAGCAGTGTTGGACAGCTTCATATCATGGACTACAATGAAACTCATCATGACCACAGTTAA